The genomic interval ACCGAGTAGCCTTGCGCCAAATCGTTAATCCCCGCCATGATGCACACCAGTTTTGGTTGACACACCAACGTGGTGTCAATGCGCTCAAGCATGCCTGCGGTGGTATCCCCCGCAAGCCCGCGATTCGCGACTTGAAAACCGGAAAAAGCATCGTGCCAAGGGCCCCACTCGGTGATGGAATCGCCGTACATCACCAGCTCAACCGGTTTACTAAACGTTTTGTGGTTATCTTTGGTCAAAATAAAACGACTCATGCGGTGGGCCCTTTGGTTAAAGTCGAGCGTTTCAACTAAGTGGTCAAATTGCTCTGCTGCCACGGTGTGACCCTTTTGCTCATCGCTAAGACTTCGTTCTTTGGTCAGGCCTAGCGCTTTGGTCAGAGATTCAATTTCCGTGACGTAGGGAGATAAACGTGTTGTCAGCCCATGTTGTTTGCGTAACTGGTAAAGCTCCGCCAGCAGAGCATAAAAGCGCTTGTCTGGGTTGGCGTAATAGAGTTTATGCAGATCAAGACAGGCGTTTTCTTCCAGCTCTTTAAGCAGTTTCTCACTGTTCATGTATGCTTCCTCTCTCATGCGTCGTTCCTCGGAGCTTGAGTTTGCTTGGCACATACACTTTAAGCGGCAGTGCTCGGCCATCACGCGCTTTTTCAACCAGTAAGTTAACGCCTTGAATGCCCATCATTTCCGAGTGAATTCTCACCGTCGAGAGAGGCGGGAAAGTGAATCTGGCGTTGGGAATGTCGTTGACGCTGATCAGCGAAATATCGCGGGGAATGTTGAGCCCATGTTCGAGCAAAGCGCGCAGCACGCCAATCGCGATGGAGTCGGAAGCGATAAACAGCGCCTTCGGATAATCACTGCGTTCTAACATGCTTTTTGCCAACTTGTAGCCAGATGAACTGGAGAAATCGCCGCGATAAATGTCCGCATCATTGACCACGCCTTTCAACTGACCATATTCAGCAAAGGCCATTTCACGAATGTCGGCTTGGCCGGGTTCGTCTTGACCGCCAATAAAACCAATGCGATCAAAACCTTGGCTGATAAAGAAATCGGTTACTTCTTTACTGATTTTTACCAGATCAATATCCACGCTGTCGAAGTTGCCATGGTCATCACTAAAATCGAGATAGCAGATGTTGTCGGTCATCTTGCTGGCGCGCAGCATCGCGGCTGGGGTGGTTTTGCCTACCATAAGGACACCCGTGATCTTTTTCACGTCGGGGTCGATTTTGCTGTCGTAGCAGTTGGTTAAATCGATGCCGAGTTTTTCACACTGGGTTTCAATGCCATGGCGAATAGAGAGATAGTAAGGATCGTTAATCTCAGCTTCTGGCTTGTAGTTGTACAATGCTAGGAAATGATGGGCCGGCACGGCGGCAATGCTGTTCTTTTTCGCGCTGCTGGTGCGGTATTCCAGTTTCTCCGCAATTTCTAAGATGCGGTGTTTGGTCTCTTCTTTGACACTCAGGGTCGGGTCTTCATTGAGCACTCGCGACACCGTGGCCAGGGAAACGCCCGCTTCCGTGGCAATATCTTTTAACGTAGCCATTCTTCTTCCTGTTGGCACAGCGCACTGTGCTGAGTGAATTCATCTGTTCTCTATTGTAATCAAGAGGCTGCGTGATGCATCCGTTTTTTTAGTAAAAATCGAGTCATGAGTGTTTTTATGATACTGGAACACTCGCTGTGTGGTGGAATGTCTTTCACTAAATCTCAGTGTAAAAAGGATTGTTTATGAAAAGCAGTGAAAACGTTTACACTTTGCGAATTGGATCACGGAACCCGATCCAACATGCTTGGTAAGCTTTTAAACAAGCAAAGCCATTGAGCAAATTTGAGATCAGGAGAGGCAAGGGTGAACGTTTTAGTGACAGGTGGCATGGGTTACATCGGTAGCCATACATGTGTGCAGATGATGGCAGCCGGTATGGAACCTATCATCGTCGACAACTTATGCAATGCGAAAGTGGACGTGTTAAGCCGTATTGAAGCGCTCACGGGTAAGCAACCTACCTTCTACCAAGGTGATATTCGTGACGAAGCCTTTTTGGACTCCGTGTTCGCCCAGCATGATATTCAAGCGGTGATCCACTTTGCTGGCCTCAAAGCGGTTGGCGAATCGGTGGCAAAACCACTCGAATATTACGACAACAACGTCAATGGCTCGTTGGTGCTGGCGCGCTGCATGCGCAAAGCCGGCGTGAAAAGCATCGTCTTCAGCTCGTCTGCGACGGTTTATGGTGACCCAGAAATCGTTCCGATTACGGAAGATTCACCAACAGGCGCCACCACCAACCCATACGGGCGCAGTAAATACATGGTGGAACAATGTTTAAGCGATCTGTTCCACGCGGAAAATGACTGGAGCATTACTTTATTGCGTTACTTCAACCCGGTTGGTGCGCATCCATCGGGCAGCATGGGGGAAGATCCACAAGGCATTCCCAACAACTTGATGCCGTTTATCGCCCAAGTAGCCGTTGGTCGCCGTGAAAAACTCTCCGTGTTTGGCAATGACTACTCAACCCCTGATGGCACGGGCGTGCGCGATTACATTCATGTGATGGATCTGGCCGATGGCCACATCGCCGCATTGAAATCGGTCGGGGCAACATCGGGTTTGCACATTTACAACTTAGGCACAGGTAAAGGTTCGAGCGTACTTGAGATGGTGGAGGCGTTCGCGGCCGCTTGCGGTAAACCGGTGCCTTACGAGTTATGCCCGCGTCGTCCGGGTGACATTGCCGAATGTTGGGCAAGCACAGAAAAAGCCGAGCGCGAACTTGGCTGGAAGGCAACACGTTCGGTGGCGGAAATGACCGCCGATACGTGGAACTGGCAGTCAAACAATCCTAATGGCTATTCCCCAGCGTAATTGACGTTTCTGCGTTGTCATCTGCGCTTCTCACGGTGTTGGGAAGCTGAGTTTGAAGAATTTTGAAGAATTTTGAAGAAATTTGAAGAGTTGAGTAAGTACTATGTCGAATGTTGAGTTTAACCCTGTGGATCATCCACACCGCCGTTTTAATCCGCTGACGGGGCAGTGGGTTTTGGTTTCCCCTCATCGTGCAAAACGTCCTTGGAGCGGCGCCGATGAGAAACCGGCCATTGATGAATTGCCAAGTTACGATGAGAAGTGTTTCTTGTGTCCAACTAACGAACGTGTCTCTGGCGATGTTAATCCAGATTACCAAGGCACTTACGTGTTTAAGAACGATTTTGCTGCTTTGATGGTGGACTCACCGGATGCGCCGGAGTCAGACAACCCGCTATTCAAAACCCAAGGTGTGCGCGGTTTAAGCCGAGTGATTTGCTTCTCGCCAGATCACAGCAAAACCTTACCTGAGCTGCCAGTGGAAAAAATTCGCGGCGTGATTGAGACCTGGAACGAACAAATTGAAGAGCTCGGCAAAGAGTACGTTTGGGTTCAAGCATTCGAGAACAAAGGCGAGACCATGGGCTGTTCTCAGCCGCATCCACACGGTCAGATCTGGGCGAATAGCTTCTTACCAAACGAAATTGAGCGTAAAGAGCACAACCTAAAAGCGTACTATCAAGAACACGGCAGCAACTTGCTGGTGGATTACGTGCAAGCGGAACTCAAAGATGGCTCGCGCATCGTGGTGGAAACCGAGCACTGGTTGGCGGTGGTACCTTACTGGGCGGCGTGGCCATTCGAAACTATGCTGCTGCCGAAAACGCACATTCGCCGTATGAGCGAACTTAGCGATGAGCAACGAGACGATTTAGCGCGAGCGATTAAGAAGCTGACCAGCCGCTACGACAACTTGTTTCAGTGTTCTTTCCCTTACTCAATGGGTTGGCACTACGCGCCGTTTTTTGAGCAAGGCACTGACATCGACCATTGGCAACTTCATGCTCTTTTCTATCCGCCGTTACTGCGTAGCGCGACGATTCGCAAGTTTATGGTGGGCTACGAAATGCTGGCAGAAAGCCAACGAGACCTTACCGCAGAGCAGGCGGCGCAGCGTCTGCGTGATGTGAGTGATGTCCATTACAAAGAATGCTAAGCCATTAAATTGGACTGATAACGAATCACGGGATAGCGCGACTTTACCGATAGAAAGTTAGGCTCAACGCGCTATCCCCCATCAAATTACTATGCTAAGAGAACGTCCCTATGTCTGAACTTATCCAAAATGTGAAAACCGCCTTTGAACAAGTGCTGGGTTACGCACCAAGCCACATCATCCAAGCGCCTGGACGCGTGAACCTAATTGGTGAGCACACCGACTACAACGATGGTTTTGTGTTGCCATGTGCCATTAACTACCAAACCGTGGTTGCAGCAGCAAAGCGTGAAGACAATCTCGTGCGTGTGGTCTCAGTCGATTACGGCAACGCAGTGGACGAGTTCGATATCACGCAAGCCATAACCTTCCAGCAAGACAAAATGTGGGCAAACTACATTCGCGGCGTAGTGAAGTGCCTTCTTGCACGCGGTTACGCGTTCACGGGAGCGGATATTTCAGTCAGCGGCAACGTGCCTCAAGGTGCGGGTTTGAGCTCATCGGCGGCGTTGGAAGTGGTGATTGGCCAGACGTTCAAAGTGCTGTTCAATCTTGAGATCAGCCAAGCGGAAATCGCCTTAAACGGTCAGCAAGCCGAGAACGAATTCGTTGGTTGTAACTGCGGCATCATGGACCAAATGATTTCCGCGGAAGGGCGTGAAAATCACGCGATGCTATTGGATTGCCGTAGCCTAGAAACAGAATCGGTTTCGATGCCAGAAGAGATGGCTGTCGTGATCATCAACTCGAATAAAAAACGTGGTTTGGTCGACAGTGAATACAACACTCGCCGTCAGCAATGTGAAGAAGCGGCGCGCATTTTCGGTGTGAAAGCGCTGCGCGATGTGACGATTGAGCAGTTCAACGAGAAAGTTGCTGAGCTGGATGAAATGGTGGCAAAACGTGCCCGTCACGTCATCACAGAAAACGATCGTACTGTGGAAGCGGCGCAAGCGCTGCGAGCGCACGACATGAAGCGTATGGGCGAGCTGATGGCCGAGTCTCATGCGTCAATGCGCGATGATTTCGAAATCACGGTAAAAGAGATCGATACGCTGGTGGAGATCGTCAAAGAGGTGATTGGTGACCAAGGCGGCGTGCGCATGACTGGCGGTGGCTTTGGTGGTTGTATTGTGGCACTTGTACCACCGGCACTGGTTGATGACGTGAAAGCCACTGTGGCAGCGAAATACCAAGCGGCCACAGGCTTAAAAGAATCCATCTACGTGTGCCAAGCCAAAGATGGCGCGGGTTTGGTTGAAGTGCTGTAGGACGGCGGGATGATTGCTCAATTGAACCAAACTATGACTGAGCAGGCGGCCTTTGATGGCCAGCCTGCCCAATTAGTGGAACTGTCAAATCGTGCGGGTATGTCTGTGACTTTAATGGACATTGGCGCGACTTGGCTAAGTTGCCAATTACCGTTGGCGAGCGGGGAGCGAAGAGAAGTTCTGTTAGGCGTGGGGACGATGCAGAACTTCGAGCGTCAGGCAAGTTACATGGGGGTAACCGTCGGGCGTTATGCAAATCGCATCGCCAATGGGCTTTTTTCGATTGATAATGTGGTGTACCAAGTTTCGGTAAACCAAGCGGGGAACTGTTTGCACGGTGGAGCGCAAGGTTTTGATAAACGACGTTGGCACATTGAATCGCAATCAAGTAGCGAAGTGACGTTTTCACTCGAATCTCCAAATGGCGATCAGGGGTTTCCCGGCCATCTTAGCGTTAACGTGAAGTATCAGTTGACCGACGAGAATCAACTGACCATTCGTTACTGGGCAACAACCGATGCCGTGACGCCAGTGAATCTCACTAACCATGCGTATTTCAATCTAATGGGGGCGGAATCGGGGCATGATTGCTTGCAGCATAAGTTGGTATTAAATGCCCCGTGCTATTTGCCGACCAATGACGTTGGCATTCCATTGGGTACGCTGCGAAGGGTTTCTGGCACCAGTTTTGATTTCAATACTGAAAAAGCCATTGGTGAAGTTTTGCTACAAGATGAGCAGCAACAATGTGCCAAAGGGTATGATCACAGCTATTTGTTTGAACGAGAGCGCGATGTGTCTCTGCCCGTTGCGTGTGTGACCTCGCCTGATGAGTTGATTCGTTTGTCTGTTTGTACCAACAAACCCGCCATTCAGCTC from Vibrio vulnificus NBRC 15645 = ATCC 27562 carries:
- a CDS encoding SGNH/GDSL hydrolase family protein, whose product is MNSEKLLKELEENACLDLHKLYYANPDKRFYALLAELYQLRKQHGLTTRLSPYVTEIESLTKALGLTKERSLSDEQKGHTVAAEQFDHLVETLDFNQRAHRMSRFILTKDNHKTFSKPVELVMYGDSITEWGPWHDAFSGFQVANRGLAGDTTAGMLERIDTTLVCQPKLVCIMAGINDLAQGYSVQQVVENYRRMLAIWQEHGIEVWVQSTLYVGERMSSLNPLVSELNRQLRQICQAQSLRFIDLNATLSPEQTLPLECSCDDLHLNSHAYAQWLSVLTPMLDARFAAA
- the ebgR gene encoding transcriptional regulator EbgR; the encoded protein is MATLKDIATEAGVSLATVSRVLNEDPTLSVKEETKHRILEIAEKLEYRTSSAKKNSIAAVPAHHFLALYNYKPEAEINDPYYLSIRHGIETQCEKLGIDLTNCYDSKIDPDVKKITGVLMVGKTTPAAMLRASKMTDNICYLDFSDDHGNFDSVDIDLVKISKEVTDFFISQGFDRIGFIGGQDEPGQADIREMAFAEYGQLKGVVNDADIYRGDFSSSSGYKLAKSMLERSDYPKALFIASDSIAIGVLRALLEHGLNIPRDISLISVNDIPNARFTFPPLSTVRIHSEMMGIQGVNLLVEKARDGRALPLKVYVPSKLKLRGTTHERGSIHEQ
- the galE gene encoding UDP-glucose 4-epimerase GalE, yielding MNVLVTGGMGYIGSHTCVQMMAAGMEPIIVDNLCNAKVDVLSRIEALTGKQPTFYQGDIRDEAFLDSVFAQHDIQAVIHFAGLKAVGESVAKPLEYYDNNVNGSLVLARCMRKAGVKSIVFSSSATVYGDPEIVPITEDSPTGATTNPYGRSKYMVEQCLSDLFHAENDWSITLLRYFNPVGAHPSGSMGEDPQGIPNNLMPFIAQVAVGRREKLSVFGNDYSTPDGTGVRDYIHVMDLADGHIAALKSVGATSGLHIYNLGTGKGSSVLEMVEAFAAACGKPVPYELCPRRPGDIAECWASTEKAERELGWKATRSVAEMTADTWNWQSNNPNGYSPA
- a CDS encoding UDP-glucose--hexose-1-phosphate uridylyltransferase, producing the protein MSNVEFNPVDHPHRRFNPLTGQWVLVSPHRAKRPWSGADEKPAIDELPSYDEKCFLCPTNERVSGDVNPDYQGTYVFKNDFAALMVDSPDAPESDNPLFKTQGVRGLSRVICFSPDHSKTLPELPVEKIRGVIETWNEQIEELGKEYVWVQAFENKGETMGCSQPHPHGQIWANSFLPNEIERKEHNLKAYYQEHGSNLLVDYVQAELKDGSRIVVETEHWLAVVPYWAAWPFETMLLPKTHIRRMSELSDEQRDDLARAIKKLTSRYDNLFQCSFPYSMGWHYAPFFEQGTDIDHWQLHALFYPPLLRSATIRKFMVGYEMLAESQRDLTAEQAAQRLRDVSDVHYKEC
- the galK gene encoding galactokinase, with product MSELIQNVKTAFEQVLGYAPSHIIQAPGRVNLIGEHTDYNDGFVLPCAINYQTVVAAAKREDNLVRVVSVDYGNAVDEFDITQAITFQQDKMWANYIRGVVKCLLARGYAFTGADISVSGNVPQGAGLSSSAALEVVIGQTFKVLFNLEISQAEIALNGQQAENEFVGCNCGIMDQMISAEGRENHAMLLDCRSLETESVSMPEEMAVVIINSNKKRGLVDSEYNTRRQQCEEAARIFGVKALRDVTIEQFNEKVAELDEMVAKRARHVITENDRTVEAAQALRAHDMKRMGELMAESHASMRDDFEITVKEIDTLVEIVKEVIGDQGGVRMTGGGFGGCIVALVPPALVDDVKATVAAKYQAATGLKESIYVCQAKDGAGLVEVL
- the galM gene encoding galactose-1-epimerase, which translates into the protein MIAQLNQTMTEQAAFDGQPAQLVELSNRAGMSVTLMDIGATWLSCQLPLASGERREVLLGVGTMQNFERQASYMGVTVGRYANRIANGLFSIDNVVYQVSVNQAGNCLHGGAQGFDKRRWHIESQSSSEVTFSLESPNGDQGFPGHLSVNVKYQLTDENQLTIRYWATTDAVTPVNLTNHAYFNLMGAESGHDCLQHKLVLNAPCYLPTNDVGIPLGTLRRVSGTSFDFNTEKAIGEVLLQDEQQQCAKGYDHSYLFERERDVSLPVACVTSPDELIRLSVCTNKPAIQLYTGNWLAGTPNRSGSEYRDYAGLALETQFLPDSPNHSDWPQPSCLLSPGEEYRYFTSYHFDF